The nucleotide sequence TAGGTGCAACACGTGCTAACTTAGGTGAAAAGGAAAGCTGGATCAATAGTTTAGTCTCTCCTACCGGGAAAGTAGGATATGTCAATATATCGACAGGAGCAATTAGCAGTTCCACAAGAGAAACGGCAGTTGTACATGTTAAAGCAGCAATCTCTCTAGTTCGTGATATGGGTGGAAATGCCTTAAAATATTTTCCGATGAATGGATTAGAATGCGAAAATGAGTTTCGTGCGGTAGCACAGGCATGTGGAGAAGAGCAATTCGCATTGGAGCCAACAGGTGGCATAGACCTAGAAAACTTTGAAGCGATTTTACAGATTGGAATCGATGCTAATGTTCCGATCATGATCCCTCATGTGTACTCCTCGATCATCAATAAACAGACAGGTGAAACAAACATAGAAGATGTGCGTTCTTTACTCCAAATCATGAAAAGGTTGGTGGATAATGTTGAGGAATAGTTTTGCAGCTTTCGGAGAGGTAATGATGCGATTACAAGTACCTGGATATAAATTGTTATCTCAATCTAATCGCTTAAACTATAGTTTTTCTGGTACCGGCGTAAACGTTGCAGCCGCATTGGCACAACTAGGACATACTAGCTACATAGTATCTACACTACCGAACAACGCTATTGGTGACTCTGCAATAAGCTCCCTTCGCAAGCTCGGAATCGACACTACCTTTATTAATCTTGAAGGAGATTATATAGGCATGTACTTTCTAGAAAATGGCTTCGGACCTAGACCAAGTCTTGTTACTTATTCTAATAGACGAGAGAGTAGTTTTAATACAGCCACATACGAAAAATACGACTTTCATGAAGTCACGAAAGCTAGCGATGTTGTTCATTTTTGCGGGATCACACTTGCGATGAATGAGACAGTACGCGAACAAATGAAAACCTTCGCCAAGTTAGCCAAAGAAAACGGTTGTACTATCGTTTTTGATTGTAATTATCGCCCGTCGCTTTGGGGTGTAGACGGCCATCAAAAGGCAAAGGAACATTATGAAGAAATGTTATATCTTGCTGACATTGTAATGAT is from Radiobacillus kanasensis and encodes:
- the dagF gene encoding 2-dehydro-3-deoxy-phosphogluconate aldolase, with amino-acid sequence MNQMAKRLYKGRVALNVLANSIQNAKEVFEAAEGYVLVGVLSKNYRTVEEAVLAMKEYGKEIDDAVSIGLGSGDSRQASVVAEIAAHYAGTHINQVFPSVGATRANLGEKESWINSLVSPTGKVGYVNISTGAISSSTRETAVVHVKAAISLVRDMGGNALKYFPMNGLECENEFRAVAQACGEEQFALEPTGGIDLENFEAILQIGIDANVPIMIPHVYSSIINKQTGETNIEDVRSLLQIMKRLVDNVEE
- a CDS encoding sugar kinase produces the protein MRNSFAAFGEVMMRLQVPGYKLLSQSNRLNYSFSGTGVNVAAALAQLGHTSYIVSTLPNNAIGDSAISSLRKLGIDTTFINLEGDYIGMYFLENGFGPRPSLVTYSNRRESSFNTATYEKYDFHEVTKASDVVHFCGITLAMNETVREQMKTFAKLAKENGCTIVFDCNYRPSLWGVDGHQKAKEHYEEMLYLADIVMMNEKDAQYTLGMVSEEKERKGQLLDLIPKVAETYNISIIAGTHRSINTDDTHTLQGFLFKDDTFSFSKTLSFRSLDRIGSGDAFTSGILHGEWKKLPDQETVDFATHASMLAHTIVGDTPLSSEMDIVNVMTKGIMDVER